TGTGGTGGGCCGAAAAGACCGCACGCAGGACATCGCGCCCTTCCACCGGCTCGCAATGCCAGCCGTTTCGCCCGAAGGCATCTTCTACCGATTGGATCTGACGGGATGGCGGTCGCATGCGCGGAACATGAACATCCGGCGCCGGACGTCCAACATTGATCACGTCGGGCTAGGCGGGGATCCGTCCACGGATCGCTTTCGAGAGGAGTTCGCGCCGGTCCTTGGCGATCGGCGCGAGGGAAAGATGGATGCCGGAGGTCTTTTCTTCGGAAAAATGGAGCGTCAGCCGGGAGGCATCCACGTCAGCCCCCGTGATCTGGGCCCAAGGAATGACCTGCATCCCCGACTCCGCCCGGAAGAAGGGGAAGACCTCCACCCCGATCGGGCTGAGCAGGATGTAGGCGTGCTTCGTGCAACGCCAGGCCACCCGCAGCGACAGTCCCGCCAAAGCCAGCGGGACGATCCCCCAGGCCGGGTGCGGCAGTTGGGGATTCTCCGCGCGATGCGGGGCCAGCAGGAAAAAGACCAGCGCCGCCATCACCAGAACCGCCCCCGCAATCCAGAATCCGGTCGCCTGCCCGGCCCGGGTGAAGCGCAGTTCCTTGTGGGGTTCGGAGACGGCCATGTGCGCCAAACTTCCTCAGGACCCCGCCTGATGGGAAGCCCATTCCGGCGAGATTCGGCTTGCAGGAGGCCCTCCGACGCGTTTCTTGGTCAGCGTGCGCAGCTGGTTTACATGGCTCCTGGTGTTCGGCGTGATGGCCGGGCTATGGGGCCGTGTGCTCTCTCTGGATCACCAGCACGGGAAAAAGGAGGTCGCGGCATGCTGCGATCACGACCACTCCCACGATGGCTCCGATTCGCAGGGCGATGCTGGCGACCACGGGAAGGATTGCCCTCCGTGGCCGCACGACCATCACCACACCTGCTGCCACCAGGCACCCTTGGCTGGTGCCGAGATACCGAACCCCGGCCTCGTGCCCCCCGGTGCCTCTTGGCTTGGCGTCACTTGGTCGACGGCTCTCCCTCCGGACGAGCCGGTCTTTGCCTTGGACAAGCCTCCTTTGATCTGAGCATCGCCTCCCGATGCTCCGGCCTGCCGTACCCACGGCCCGCCGTCCTTCCGTGAAGGCACCTTGATGCCCGCGGAGTCCCTCAAGTCCTTTGTTTGACTCATCCGTCCAAGGTTTTCCAACCAGGCGGTTTCTACCTTTATCCATGTATTCTTTTCTATCCCGTACCGCGGTCGTTTGCCTTCTCGCGGTATCCGCGGCCAAGGCCGAACCCGGTGTCATCATCTCGCTCGAAAGCGTGGGTGGCCGGATCAAGGCCCAAAATCCTGATCTCGCCGCCGCCCGGCTGCGCATTCAGGAAGCCATCGGCCGAATGACCCAATCCGGACGCCTGTCGAATCCGGAACTCGAAGTCGAAGCCTCCCACGATCCACGCTTCCGCGAGCGCGGGATCCAAGTCGGCTTTTCCCAACGCTTCCCGGTCACGAACCGGCTCGCCTTGGAAAAGCAAGTGTCCGCCACCGAAGTCAAGGTGGCCGAAGCCGAAGTCCGCGAAGTCCAGCGCCAGCTCGTCGCCCAAGCCCGCGAGGGCATCGTGAACGTGCTGGCCATCCGGAAGCGCCGCGAACTGCTGAAGGAACAATCCGCGCTCTCGAAGGAGTTCTCGGACTTCCTCACCGGCGTCGCAGAGAAGGGCGAGGGCTCACCCCTCGACGCCGGACAGGCGAAGCTGGAAGCCACCAGCCTGGCGCTGGAGATGCGCCAGCTCGATGCCACGGAAGCGGCAGCGGTCGGCGAGTTGAAGCCACTGCTCGGCGTGCGCCCGAATGAACCGCTCTATGTCGGAGGAGCGCTTCCGGAAGCAGCCATTCCCGCCGCTGCGGTCGATCCCTCGAAGCGCCCCGATTTCCAAGCCGCGAAGCTGGATGCCAAGGCCGCCGCCCAAGGCGTCGCGCTGGAGCAATCGAAGCGCTACGAGGACATGGAGGCCGGAATTTTCGCCGGCGTCGAACGCACCGAAGACGCTCCCGAGGGCTATGACCGCGAAGGAATGGTCGGGCTGCGAGTCAAGATCCCCCTGCCCTTCTGGAACAAGAACGAAGGCGCGGTGCAGGAGGCCCAGGCGAAGCAAGAGCGGAAGGAAAAGGAAGCTACCGCGCTGGCCCGGAACATCCGCCTCGAAGCAGAGGCCGCGAAGAACGAGATGCTGCAGTGGCAGAAGCTGGCAGTGGAAACCACGGACACCCTGCTGCCCTTGGCAGATGAACAGGCGAAGGCTTCGGAGGAGGCCTACCGGAAAGGCCAGGGAGAACTCCAGGCCGTCTTCCGCAGCCGGGAAAAACGCATGCAATTGCAGGCCGCCCGCTTGGACGCCCTGCGTGAATTCCACCTGGCCCGGGTCCGCTACGAGTCCGTGCTCGCCAAACCTTGATCACCCTTCTTTCACATTCATGAAACCTTTTGTTAGACCGCAGCTCGCAGCATTCCTGCTCCTGCTGCCCTCCCTTGCCCACGCTGCCGCACCCGCAGGAACGGGCACCGTCCTGCTGACCGAGGAGGGCGTGAAAAACCTCGGTATCGAAACTGTCGTCGTCGAAGAATCGACCTTCGAGGAAACCGCCTTCGCGCTCGGCCGCATCGAGGCCATGCCCGGCCATACCGCCACCGTTAGCAGCCGGATTTCCGGACGGCTCGTTGCGCTGGATGTCCAAACCGGAGATACCGTCAGCGAGGGCCAAGTGATCGCTAAGGTCGAGAGCCGCCAGCCCGGTGATCCGCCCCCCGTGATTCCCCTCACCACTCCGATCAAGGGTCTGGTGATGCATTCCGAGACCCGCCTCGGAGATCCGGTGGAGCCGGACAAGGCATTGCTGGAAATCACCGATCTCTCGGAGGTCCACGCCGTGGCCCGCGTGCCGGAATATCACGCCGGCTCGATCAAGCCGGGAGCCAAGGCGAAGATCAAGGTAGCGGCCCTTGGCGAAAAAGAATTCGAGGGCGAACTCCTGCGCTTCGGCACCTCCGCCGACCAGGAAAGCGGCACCATCGATGCCTACTTCAAGCTGGCGAATCCGGAAGGCATCCTGCGTCCTGGCATGCGGACGGAGTTCAGCATTATCAGTTCGCTGCGCGAGAACGTGCTCTCGGTCCCGAAGGAATCGCTGCAAGGCAATCCGGCGAACCGTCACGTCTATGTGAAGCACACGACCATCCCGAATGCCTTCGAACGCGCCAACGTTCAGGTAGGTGAAGCCAGCGGCGATCGCGTGGAAATTATCGACGGGCTCTTCCCCGGCGATGAAGTGGTCACACGTGGTTCCTACTCGCTTGGCTTTGCAGGCGGTGGCGGTGGCATGTCGCTCAAAGAAGCGCTCGATGCAGCCCACGGCCACAAGCATAACGAGGACGGCTCCGAAATGACGCCGGAACAAGCCGCCGCGGCGAAAGCCGGAGGCGGGGAAGCGGGTCATGAACACGGCGAAGCGAAGGGCAGTAGCTCTCGCGAGCTCTTCTTCATGATTTCCACGGGTGTGCTGGCGGTGCTGCTGGTGATCACTTCGATCACCAAGCGCAAGCCGCAGGACGAAACCACTGAACAAGCTTGAGACGATGCTAAACGCACTCATCCGCTGGTCGCTCCGCAGCCGGGCGGTCATCATCGGGCTTGCCCTGCTGCTTTCCGTAATGGGCTTCCAAGCCTATCGAGAATTACCGGTCGAAGTCCTTCCCGACCTGACCAAGCCCACGGTCACCATTCTGGTCGAAGCCCCCGGACTTGCTCCGGAGGAAGTGGAGACACTCGTCACCCAGCCGATCGAAAGTTCGCTGATGGGCATCTCCGGGCTCAATCGCCTGAGATCGAGTTCGGACATCGCGCTCTCGCTCGTCTTCGCTGAATTCGAATGGGGCACGGATATCTATCAGGCCCGCCAGTTCGTCCAGGAACGGTTGCAAAGCGTGAGGGAGTCCTTGCCGGAAGGCACACAGCCTTACCTCACGCCGGTTGCGTCGCTCATGGGCGAGATCCTCCTCATCGGCGTCCGCAGCCCGGACGGCAGCACCGCTCCAATGGATGTCCGGACGATCGCGGATTGGACCATCCGCACGCGCCTCCAAGCGATTTCCGGCGTAGCCGAGATCCTCAACATGGGTGGCGGCGTGAAGCAGGCCCAGGTCCAACCGGACCCTTGGCGCATGCAGGCCCTTGGCGTCTCCATCGAGGAACTCCAGCAAGCCACTCAGGAGGCAGCGACCAACTCTACCGGCGGCTTCATCGATAAGGGCTCGCAGGAAATCATGGTCCGCAACCTGGCGATGACAGTCCAACTCGAGGACATCTCGAAGACCGTGATCAAGCTGGTGAACGGTCGCCCCATCAGCATCGCGGACGTCGCGAAAGTCGCATGGGACACCGAGCCAAAGCGGGGCGATGCCAGCGTGAATGGAAGCCCGGGCGTGATCATGAGCGTCACCAAGGCGCCCGGCTTTGACACCGTGGCACTGACCGAGAAAATCGAGAAAGCGATCGAGGAGCTGAAGCCCGCACTGCCGGAAGGCGTGGAGGCGATGATCCTCTTTCGCCAGCGCGATTTCATTGATCGCGCGATTGATAACCTGAAGAACGCGATCGTCGAAGGAGCAGTGATGGTTACCATCGTCCTCTTCCTGTTCCTGCTGAACCTGCGCACCACCGCGATCACGCTGATGGCGATGCCCCTGAGCTTCGCGATCACGCTCCTCACCTTCAAATGGATGGGGCTAAGCGTGAACAGCATGACCCTGGGAGGTCTCGCCGTGGCCATTGGCATGGTCGTGGACGATGCCATCGTGGATGTGGAAAACGTCTTCCGAAGGCTCAAGGAGAACTCAGCATTGGCCGAGCCCAAGCCGAAGTTGGAAGTCATCGCCAAGGCTTCCGGAGAAGTCCGGAACTCGATCCTCTATGCGACCATCCTGATCGTTCTCGTCTTCGTCCCGCTGCTCGGCCTGACCGGGGTGGAAGGCAGGCTCTTCGGACCGATCGCAATTGCGACGATCGTCAGCATGATCGCTTCCTTCGTCGTCTCGCTCACGGCGATCCCGGTGCTCTGCTCGCTCCTCCTGAAGGAACGGATGAAGCCGGGTCATCACGAAGACGGCCGCCTGGTGAGCCTGCTCAAGGCGACCCTGAAGAACACGCTGCTTCGCCTAAGCCTGCGGCAACCGACTTTGGTCATCGCCATCGTCTCGATGCTGCTGGTGCTCGCACTCATGCTCTATCCGAAGATGAGCAAGGACTTCCTGCCCGCATTCCATGAGGAAACCGTGATCGTCACCACCGGTGCCGCACCCGGAACCTCGCTGGCGGAAATGGAGCATCTCGCAAAGGCGGTGGAAAATCAGATCCGCCAAGTCCCCGAGGTGAATCACATCGGCCGACGCATCGGTCGCGCCGAGCGGAGCGACCATATCGTCCCGATCTCAAACGCGGAGTTCGATATCGACTTCAAGAAGGGAGCGAGCAATCGCACCAACAAGGAGATCCTCGAAGACATCCGCCAGCGGGTGAGAACCGTCCCCGGCACCTTCAGCGTGCTTTCCGGACCGCTATCCCACCGCATCGCCCACTTGCTAAGTGGCGTGACAGCTCCAGTGGCCGTCAAGGTCTTCGGATCCGACCTGAACGTGATCACCGAGATCGGCGGAAAGGTTCAGGCCATCGCCAAGACCATCCCCGGCTTGGAAGACGCGAAGCTCGACCAGCAGGCTCCGATTCCACAGCTCCGTATCGAACTGGATCGCGAGCGGGCCTTGGCACACGGCGTCACGCCGGGTGAGCTGAACTCCGAACTCGCCACCCTACTCGGCGGCGGGAACGTGGCACAGCTTCGCGAGAACCAGCGCACCATCGATCTGGCGATCCGCCTTCCCCTCGAGTGGCGCAGCGATCCGGAGAAAATCCGCGAGCTGCCGATCCACACCAAGACCGGTCGCAACATCCCACTCAAACTGGTGGCAGACGTGCGTGAAGCTTCGGGCCCCAGCTCGGTCTTCCGCGAGAACACCCAGCGCCGCTACGTGGTTTCGATCACGCCGACGCAGCGCAATGCGGGCGAACTCGTGCGCCAACTTCAGGAGAAGGTGGCGGAGCAGATCAAGATGCCGGAAGGAGTTTTCGTCAGCTACGAAGGTGAGTTCCAGGCGGAGCAAGCCGCCGCACAACGGATCGCGATCCTCTTCAGCATCATCCTCGCGGTGATCGTCATGCTGCTGTGGTCCTATTTCCGCAGCCTGGTGCTGGCAGTCCAGGTGCTGCTGAACCTGCCACTCGCCCTGATGGGCAGCTTGGCGCTCACGTGGATTCTGGTGGGAAACATCAGTATCGCGACCCTGGTAGGCTTCATTGCGGTCGGCGGTGTCGCCGCACGCAACGGGATCATGATGATCTCCCACTATCTCCATCTGATGAAGCACGAGGGCGAAGCCTTCACGGAGCGGATGATCGAGCGTGGCACACTGGAGCGATTCGTTCCGGTCACCATGACCGCGCTTTCCGCAGGCATCGCGCTGATTCCCTTCGTGAGATCACTGGGGCAGCCAGGCAAGGAGATCCTCAGCCCGGTGGCGATCTGCATCGTCGGCGGACTGATCACCTCCACGCTGCTCGACTTCGCCGTCACGCCGGCCGTCTTCCGGCTCTTCGGCAAAAAGGCCGCCTTGCAAGCCCTCCGCCTGCAAGCACCGGCAACGCATTGAATAAGTTCACACGGACTCTCGTTCCAAAACAAAACCGACCATCAATACGAAAACCATGAAACCAAACCTGTTGATTCTGCTGGCACTGCTCGGAGCGCCCCTGGCCTTCGCCGAGGACAAGCATGACCACTCCAAGGAGACCAAGGAAGAGCACGCGGCGCATGATCACGATCATGACGACCACGATGAAGATGAGCACGACCACGGCAAGAAGGGCCCGAACGGAGGCATGATCGTCGACTCCGTAACCCCGGCTATCGAGGTCTCCGTGGACAAAGGCCGCAAGGCCCGCATCGTCTTCCTCGACAAGGAGAGCAAAGCTGTGGATCTCGAGAAGCAGGTCGTCACCGGCACCAGCGGAGAACGCTCCAATCCGGTGAAGCTCACCTTCACCGCGGGCAAGGACAAGGACGCCAATGTCCTGATTTCCGACAAGGCCCTGCCGGAAGGTGCGCACGTCCCGATGATCCTCGTGATCAAGGCGACTCCGGACGCCAAGGCGGTGACTGCTCGCTTCGAGCTACACCTCCACTGATTGAATAAACAAAGAGCCTGCGGGGAAAGGTTGACGTCTCCAAACCCGCAGGCCCTTTTTAATTTCTCAATGCTGATGCAATCCCTGCAGCCCCTGCCACCCGTGCCAGGCCATGTAGCAGGCAAGCAGCACGAGCAGGGCGCTCGAGAAATAAGGAGCCTTCCGGATAAAGTTTCCGAAGCCTTTGAAGCGTTTCTCAGCATGCCGCACGCTCCACGCTGCTGCCGCGCCTACCGAGACCATCGTTAGCGCCAGCCCGAAGCTGAAAGCCGCCACCAAGGCGAAGCCCAGCGTGTATTGCTTCACCTGCATGCAGACCAGCAGGACGGTAAGCGCGGCAGGACAGGGCATCAGGCCGCCCGTGAGGCCGAAGAGAATGATCTGCGGCGTGGTCACCGTCCGGTTCGCAAAGCGCCTGCGGATGTCCTCCGCGTGAGCCGCCTCGTGCGCGTCCTGATACTCGTCCTCACTTTCGTCGTGATGGTGGTGGTGGTGACCGTGGTCATGCCCATGACCGTGAGCATGCTCGTGATCATGATGATGGTGGTGACCATGAGCATGATCATGAGAGTGCCCGTGATCGTGCCCATCTTCTCTGAAGGACACCTTGTAGCGATGCGAGTGATCGTGATGCGAAACCTCGATCGAAAGCTCGAACTCATGCGGCTCGGGGACTTCTTCCACCGACTCTAGAAAGCCCTCCTTCGTCACGAAATGGAACACCTGCTTGCTCCCGTCAGACCGGGTGGTCTCGACTTCCACCGAGGAAGGATCCGGCACCTTCGTTTTTCCATGCTCGCTGAACTTGAGGCGGAAGACCGGCGGCACGCCGTCCTCAAAAACGGCAAGCTCGATGATCCCGTGCCCCGTATTGATCACCTTCGCACCCTCTTCGGCATGGTGATGATGGTGCTGGTGATGCGCCGCCACATCCCTGCGGGTCCGCCAGAACATCCAGATCGCGAAACAGAGGATAATGATTCCGGAGGCGATCTGGAAATAGGGCTCTGTCGCCTCTGCGCTCCACTTGCTCCCGAAGCGCAAGGCCAGCGCGGCGAGCGCCCAGATCACCAGCGAGTGCGAGATCGCGGCGGAAACTCCCAGCAGCACCGCCTGCAGGATGGTGCCGCGGATCGCGATGATAAAGGCAGCCATCATCGTCTTCGAGTGCCCCGGCTCCGCCCCGTGCAAGGCACCGAGCAAAATCGCAGTCGGAATGAAAACCCAGAGATTCGTCGCGCCACCGGCCAGTGCTTGGGATAAATCGGTCACAGGAAGGACCATACCCCCTACCCCCTTATCGACAAGCCGGGAATTGCGTGATTTACTTTCCTACTTCAAGACCCCTCCGTCCCACCGACCGACATGCATCTGGATTCCTACGAAGAGAAAAAGGCGTTGAAAATGCGCCTCCGGAAAATCGCCGGCCAAGTCGCCGCTATCGAGAAGATGGTGGAGGAGGACCAAGAGGTTCCGGACGTCCTGATGCAGGTGGTTTCGGTAAGGAAGGCGCTCAAGTCCTTCTCGGAAGTTCTCATCCGCCAGCACGCGCACGAATGCCTCGAGCACACCCCGGACGCCGAGCTGAGCCGGAGAAAAATGCGAGAACTGCTGAAGGTTCTGGAGCGCTATATCGAGTGAAACGGGAGCAAGGCTTGGGGAATATCCCCTTGACCCCTGACTCCCACCGGTGCGACTGATAACGAAGATGCGACGGGTGATTGCAGCATTCTTGCTGGCTTGCCTCGGGATGATTATCCCGTTGGCTGGCTCCCCCGTGCGTTTCTGCGTCTTGGATCACAAGGTGCTGATCCAGGGATCTGACACCTGCAGCAAGGAATCGAAGAAGAAGTCATGCTGCCCGGACTGCCGTGAAAAGAAGAGCGAGGGCGATCCTTGCTGCCTGGAGGTCGATCACCTCCCCGATGCCACGCCGCCCGCCTCGCCGGACAGCGTGCCACCGGCCTTGGTGATGGATCTTCCGGAACCAATGTTCATGGCGCCGGTAATGGCACCCGTGGTGGAGCAGGTCTTCATCGCGGCGACGCCGATCCGGGGGCCTGATACTCCCACGGCGCATCGAGCCGTGCTCGGAATCTGGAGACTGTAAAGACGGCGGCCTTCCCCGCTCGT
This portion of the Luteolibacter luteus genome encodes:
- a CDS encoding TolC family protein, whose translation is MYSFLSRTAVVCLLAVSAAKAEPGVIISLESVGGRIKAQNPDLAAARLRIQEAIGRMTQSGRLSNPELEVEASHDPRFRERGIQVGFSQRFPVTNRLALEKQVSATEVKVAEAEVREVQRQLVAQAREGIVNVLAIRKRRELLKEQSALSKEFSDFLTGVAEKGEGSPLDAGQAKLEATSLALEMRQLDATEAAAVGELKPLLGVRPNEPLYVGGALPEAAIPAAAVDPSKRPDFQAAKLDAKAAAQGVALEQSKRYEDMEAGIFAGVERTEDAPEGYDREGMVGLRVKIPLPFWNKNEGAVQEAQAKQERKEKEATALARNIRLEAEAAKNEMLQWQKLAVETTDTLLPLADEQAKASEEAYRKGQGELQAVFRSREKRMQLQAARLDALREFHLARVRYESVLAKP
- a CDS encoding efflux RND transporter periplasmic adaptor subunit, producing MKPFVRPQLAAFLLLLPSLAHAAAPAGTGTVLLTEEGVKNLGIETVVVEESTFEETAFALGRIEAMPGHTATVSSRISGRLVALDVQTGDTVSEGQVIAKVESRQPGDPPPVIPLTTPIKGLVMHSETRLGDPVEPDKALLEITDLSEVHAVARVPEYHAGSIKPGAKAKIKVAALGEKEFEGELLRFGTSADQESGTIDAYFKLANPEGILRPGMRTEFSIISSLRENVLSVPKESLQGNPANRHVYVKHTTIPNAFERANVQVGEASGDRVEIIDGLFPGDEVVTRGSYSLGFAGGGGGMSLKEALDAAHGHKHNEDGSEMTPEQAAAAKAGGGEAGHEHGEAKGSSSRELFFMISTGVLAVLLVITSITKRKPQDETTEQA
- a CDS encoding efflux RND transporter permease subunit: MLNALIRWSLRSRAVIIGLALLLSVMGFQAYRELPVEVLPDLTKPTVTILVEAPGLAPEEVETLVTQPIESSLMGISGLNRLRSSSDIALSLVFAEFEWGTDIYQARQFVQERLQSVRESLPEGTQPYLTPVASLMGEILLIGVRSPDGSTAPMDVRTIADWTIRTRLQAISGVAEILNMGGGVKQAQVQPDPWRMQALGVSIEELQQATQEAATNSTGGFIDKGSQEIMVRNLAMTVQLEDISKTVIKLVNGRPISIADVAKVAWDTEPKRGDASVNGSPGVIMSVTKAPGFDTVALTEKIEKAIEELKPALPEGVEAMILFRQRDFIDRAIDNLKNAIVEGAVMVTIVLFLFLLNLRTTAITLMAMPLSFAITLLTFKWMGLSVNSMTLGGLAVAIGMVVDDAIVDVENVFRRLKENSALAEPKPKLEVIAKASGEVRNSILYATILIVLVFVPLLGLTGVEGRLFGPIAIATIVSMIASFVVSLTAIPVLCSLLLKERMKPGHHEDGRLVSLLKATLKNTLLRLSLRQPTLVIAIVSMLLVLALMLYPKMSKDFLPAFHEETVIVTTGAAPGTSLAEMEHLAKAVENQIRQVPEVNHIGRRIGRAERSDHIVPISNAEFDIDFKKGASNRTNKEILEDIRQRVRTVPGTFSVLSGPLSHRIAHLLSGVTAPVAVKVFGSDLNVITEIGGKVQAIAKTIPGLEDAKLDQQAPIPQLRIELDRERALAHGVTPGELNSELATLLGGGNVAQLRENQRTIDLAIRLPLEWRSDPEKIRELPIHTKTGRNIPLKLVADVREASGPSSVFRENTQRRYVVSITPTQRNAGELVRQLQEKVAEQIKMPEGVFVSYEGEFQAEQAAAQRIAILFSIILAVIVMLLWSYFRSLVLAVQVLLNLPLALMGSLALTWILVGNISIATLVGFIAVGGVAARNGIMMISHYLHLMKHEGEAFTERMIERGTLERFVPVTMTALSAGIALIPFVRSLGQPGKEILSPVAICIVGGLITSTLLDFAVTPAVFRLFGKKAALQALRLQAPATH
- a CDS encoding nickel/cobalt efflux transporter, with product MTDLSQALAGGATNLWVFIPTAILLGALHGAEPGHSKTMMAAFIIAIRGTILQAVLLGVSAAISHSLVIWALAALALRFGSKWSAEATEPYFQIASGIIILCFAIWMFWRTRRDVAAHHQHHHHHAEEGAKVINTGHGIIELAVFEDGVPPVFRLKFSEHGKTKVPDPSSVEVETTRSDGSKQVFHFVTKEGFLESVEEVPEPHEFELSIEVSHHDHSHRYKVSFREDGHDHGHSHDHAHGHHHHHDHEHAHGHGHDHGHHHHHHDESEDEYQDAHEAAHAEDIRRRFANRTVTTPQIILFGLTGGLMPCPAALTVLLVCMQVKQYTLGFALVAAFSFGLALTMVSVGAAAAWSVRHAEKRFKGFGNFIRKAPYFSSALLVLLACYMAWHGWQGLQGLHQH
- a CDS encoding metal-sensitive transcriptional regulator, with protein sequence MHLDSYEEKKALKMRLRKIAGQVAAIEKMVEEDQEVPDVLMQVVSVRKALKSFSEVLIRQHAHECLEHTPDAELSRRKMRELLKVLERYIE